The DNA sequence CAGAAAAGTGCACAACGGCTGGCCTTTCACCTGCTCAAAGCGGAGCGGGAGGATGCGATGCGGTTAGCCGAGGCGATTCAGGCCGTCAAGGACGGGCTCTCGTTTTGCCGCCAATGTCGCAATATCGCTGAGGGCGAACTCTGTGAGTTTTGCCGTGACCCGAAGCGGGATCGCAGCAAGATTCTCGTCGTTGAGGAGCCGAGCACGTTATACGCGGTCGAGCGCGCAGGGGGATACCGTGGGCTGTATCACGTGCTGCTCGGGGTGTTGTCCCCGCTGGACGGTGTCGGTCCGGCGGACATTCGTGCGGAAGAG is a window from the Nitrospira sp. genome containing:
- the recR gene encoding recombination protein RecR, whose protein sequence is MSVDQQGLLAKLVRELVRLPGIGQKSAQRLAFHLLKAEREDAMRLAEAIQAVKDGLSFCRQCRNIAEGELCEFCRDPKRDRSKILVVEEPSTLYAVERAGGYRGLYHVLLGVLSPLDGVGPADIRAEELLERVKAGGVEEVIVATNPTIEGEATAIYLTRLLKPHHIRVTRIAYGIPVGMDIEYADEVTLVKSIEGRRNL